Proteins found in one Pocillopora verrucosa isolate sample1 chromosome 12, ASM3666991v2, whole genome shotgun sequence genomic segment:
- the LOC131783353 gene encoding fibroblast growth factor receptor 1-A-like isoform X3 — protein MSQSCNTNHCPVNGGWNEWSPWSICTKTVSGIQIRFRECSNPEPAYGGEHCNGSRAHLRECNKMSSCYEVFPLRFKTESNPSVGTMEIHTNRSWEKLCTSTWNKVEIDLTCMAMGYSNSSDYGRWYEDRGNVSETSTNFNCTTTLTKCEESFSNKLQFCKVPVRLNGANVEYGGRVEVFYKGRWGKICTNGWDFNDAQVICRQLGFEEALAEFIGSNVEDGNITSVMVDVSCNGEEVELASCARTDGKLNVPGQCRGDGKGSQALCQPKNKEVLGKENLYFDIGSNEILHCSIRNKTSFARWVINGQKVQGMNSSSKRVKTTEDGKLVIENVQLSDGGTYECLRLEYVQYYTVYINARFTENTRDQQSLTAYTSGTINCGAEGTPRPQVTWRKQGEKLVLNGRRFTQILSGSLQIDPVHPEDSGTYRCTMTQNKGSKRVTSRHKSINVSVIVRPEVKISGASNLIREGDTVTLTCKIIQGQPQPQITWLKNNLSEGHNMSLSFHKITQKDTGLYTCEAKNPGGISAENIYISVKVPPHLNPELKNLSVPLNSTFETDCFKRGDPPVHVNWTKDGKALDNKNTLVIKRMTLDHGGFYECAAENQVGKVNISFWIDVTVCPQIKLSPVNQSVIDGDPVNFTCRATGVPTPKLTWTFNGGRLPLGINENNFKGESFQESFLKIQRATKKMEGTYKCTAKNKANGTSYSTILQVFEKPTAKVTPKPYPTLTQGDKLRLTCSVNKATVNITWKKDGDPVKERAVIKTQLDETTSYLIIAKVVEEDSGEYSCEARNRVGNVARSIVMIKVNPVSPFLVWYYIFGSMAAVIVILLMGCYFWKRRRTAAATALPDQGESVEMELLNVEVDEWEIEVNRVLLQDVIGRGAFGAVWRALLSSPNGRPGNRTVAAKCFTPTAGEEGRKCLMREIELGKILGDSNQPNIVKFIGCVTRQVHPILIMEHLPCGDLLGYMRKCRGINDRYYLGEGRPQVLNNYDLVLFAKQIAAGMVFLGSRGIIHRDLAARNVLLDNNYVCKVTDFGMAYQSFKYGHGNAKKGCLPIKWTAPEILLGNFAGLSTLSDVWSYGIVLYEIVTIGGIPYEGWSEGNVVARVTHGYKLPKPDHVDDKLYAIMERCWNFDPDFRPPFESLRKRMNTYLREETYLQLLDMGSYDTTKYSKVEDLGGADAEPSARPLSNAAAKRLGKWASDRR, from the exons ATGAGCCAATCTTGCAACACAAATCATTGTCCAG TCAATGGTGGTTGGAATGAATGGAGTCCCTGGAGTATCTGCACTAAAACAGTCAGTGGCATACAGATAAGGTTTAGAGAATGTTCCAATCCAGAACCAGCATATGGCGGGGAGCATTGTAATGGGAGCCGAGCACACTTAAGGGAATGTAACAAAATGTCCAGCTGCTACGAAG tATTTCCACTGCGCTTTAAAACGGAGAGCAACCCGTCGGTTGGTACAATGGAAATCCACACAAACAGAAGCTGGGAAAAGCTTTGCACCAGTACGTGGAATAAAGTTGAAATAGATTTGACATGCATGGCAATGGGATACTCTAACAGCAGTGATTATGGTAGATGGTATGAAGACCGTGGCAATGTATCAGAGACATCTACTAATTTCAACTGCACCACCACTTTGACTAAATGTGAAGAAAGCTTCTCAAACAAACTGCAATTCTGCAAAG TTCCCGTTCGCTTGAATGGTGCAAATGTAGAGTATGGTGGTAGAGTGGAAGTATTTTACAAAGGGAGATGGGGAAAAATTTGTACCAATGGATGGGATTTCAATGATGCCCAAGTTATTTGCCGTCAACTCGGCTTTGAAGAGGCTCTTGCTGAATTCATTGGCTCAAACGTAGAGGATGGAAACATTACTTCTGTAATGGTGGATGTTTCCTGCAATGGAGAGGAGGTAGAACTTGCATCTTGTGCACGCACTGATGGAAAGTTAAATGTCCCTGGTCAATGTCGAGGAGATGGCAAAGGTTCTCAAGCACTGTGTCAACCAA agAACAAAGAAGTATTGGGAAAAGAGAATCTTTACTTTGATATTGGCAGCAATGAAATCCTTCACTGCTCAATACGTAACAAAACCAGTTTTGCGAGATGGGTCATTAATGGTCAAAAGGTGCAAGGGATGAATTCCTCTTCTAAGAGGGTCAAGACCACAGAAGATGGTAAACTGGTCATAGAAAATGTGCAGTTGTCTGATGGAGGAACATATGAATGCCTCAGACTGGAATATGTTCAGTATTACACGGTTTACATTAATG CAAGATTCACTGAGAACACTAGAGACCAGCAGAGCCTCACTGCTTACACATCTGGTActataaactgtggtgctgaaGGAACACCACGTCCACAGGTAACTTGGAGGAAACAAGGAGAAAAGTTAGTACTTAATGGGAGAAGATTCACTCAAATTCTCAGTGGCAGTCTGCAGATTGATCCTGTTCACCCTGAAGACAGTGGCACATACAGATGTACCATGACACAAAATAAAGGATCAAAGAGAGTCACAAGCAGACATAAAAGCATTAATGTGTCTGTTATAG TTCGACCAGAGGTGAAAATTTCAGGAGCAAGCAATCTAATCAGAGAAGGAGACACTGTGACTTTGACTTGTAAAATCATTCAAGGTCAGCCTCAGCCACAGATAACCTGGCTTAAGAATAACTTATCTGAAGGACACAACATGTCTCTCTCCTTTCATAAGATAACACAGAAAGACACAGGTCTGTATACCTGTGAAGCGAAAAATCCTGGAGGAATTTCTGCTGAAAACATCTATATTTCTGTTAAAG ttCCACCACATCTAAATCCTGAACTCAAGAATCTTTCAGTCCCACTGAACTCCACATTTGAAACAGATTGTTTTAAAAGGGGTGATCCTCCAGTACATGTCAACTGGACCAAGGATGGAAAAGCTCTTGATAACAAAAATACATTAGTTATTAAGCGCATGACGCTTGATCATGGAGGTTTCTATGAATGTGCTGCTGAAAATCAGGTTGGAAAAGTTAACATCTCCTTCTGGATCGATGTCACTg tgtgtCCTCAGATCAAACTGTCTCCGGTAAACCAATCTGTTATTGATGGAGACCCAGTAAACTTTACTTGCCGTGCCACAGGTGTTCCAACACCAAAACTGACCTGGACATTTAATGGCGGTAGACTTCCATTGGGGatcaatgaaaacaattttaagggAGAGTCATTCCAGGAATCATTCCTGAAAATACAGAGAGCAACAAAGAAAATGGAAGGAACATACAAGTgtacagcaaaaaacaaagcaaatggAACAAGTTATTCCACAATACTTCAAGTATTTG AAAAACCCACCGCCAAAGTAACTCCAAAACCATATCCAACGCTCACCCAAGGTGATAAGCTTAGGTTAACTTGCAGCGTCAACAAAGCAACGGTAAATATCACTTGGAAAAAAGATGGAGACCCAGTAAAAGAACGGGCAGTCATTAAAACGCAATTAGATGAGACAACAAGTTATCTGATTATTGCAAAAGTTGTGGAGGAGGACAGTGGTGAATATTCCTGTGAAGCCCGTAACAGAGTAGGAAATGTGGCCCGCTCTATTGTGATGATAAAAGTCAACC CTGTTAGTCCATTTCTGGTGTGGTATTATATTTTTGGATCAATGGCTGCTGTCATTGTTATTTTGCTCATGGGCTGCTATTTTTGGAAACGTCGGAGGACAG CGGCTGCTACCGCTCT TCCTGATCAAGGGGAGTCAGTTGAGATGGAGCTGTTGAATGTAGAAGTGGATGAATGGGAAATTGAAGTGAACCGTGTCCTGCTTCAAGATGTCATTGGGCGAGGGGCATTTGGAGCAGTGTGGAGAGCTCTTCTTAGTTCTCCAAATGGGAGACCTGGAAATCGTACAGTTGCTGCTAAATGCTTTACAC CCACCGCAGGGGAGGAAGGAAGAAAATGTTTGATGAGAGAGATCGAGCTGGGAAAAATTCTCGGTGACAGCAATCAGCCAAACATAGTGAAGTTCATCGGCTGCGTCACTAGACAAG TTCATCCGATCCTTATCATGGAACATTTGCCATGTGGTGACCTGCTTGGTTACATGAGAAAATGCCGAGGAATTAATGATCGGTATTATCTTGGAGAAGGAAGGCCTCAAGTTTTGAACAACTATGACCTTGTGCTATTTGCCAAACAAATCGCCGCTGGTATGGTATTCCTTGGATCAAGGGGG ATAATCCATCGTGACCTGGCAGCTCGAAACGTCCTCCTTGATAACAACTATGTGTGCAAAGTGACCGACTTTGGCATGGCATATCAAAGCTTCAAATACGGTCATGGAAATGCCAAAAAG GGCTGTTTGCCAATCAAATGGACTGCACCAGAGATTTTGTTGGGAAATTTCGCTGGACTTTCCACCTTGAGTGACGT gtgGTCTTACGGAATCGTCCTGTATGAGATAGTTACCATTG GAGGAATTCCATATGAGGGATGGTCAGAAGGGAATGTGGTTGCACGAGTCACACATGGATACAAACTTCCAAAGCCCGATCATGTTGATGATAAACT GTATGCTATAATGGAAAGGTGCTGGAATTTTGACCCCGACTTTCGTCCTCCCTTTGAAAGCCTTCGAAAAAGAATGAATACCTACCTTCGTGAAGAG ACATATCTACAGCTGCTCGACATGGGATCTTATGACACGACCAAATACTCCAAGGTTGAAGATCTCGGAGGTGCAGATGCCGAACCAAGTGCACGACCTCTAAGTAACGCCGCGGCAAAGAGATTAGGAAAGTGGGCCAGCGACCGTCGTTAG